The Motacilla alba alba isolate MOTALB_02 chromosome 14, Motacilla_alba_V1.0_pri, whole genome shotgun sequence genome includes a region encoding these proteins:
- the DCUN1D3 gene encoding DCN1-like protein 3, whose amino-acid sequence MGQCVTKCKNPSSTLGSKNGERESGSKSHSKRSAVHKDDHGSACGKASGDILVNGTKKTDAAVESSQPPTFSGDTKKDSVCSAEESSLQRIGELFRRYKDEREDAILEEGMERFCNDLCVDPTEFKVLVLAWKFQAATMCKFTRKEFFEGCKAINADSIDGICARFPSLLNEAKQEDKFKDLYRFTFQFGLDSEEGQRSLHREIAIALWKLVFTQNKPPILDQWLHFLIKNPSGIKGISRDTWNMFLNFTQVIGPDLSNYSEDEAWPSLFDTFVEWEMERRKKEEETKCVLCSDTEGLCADGQT is encoded by the exons ATGGGCCAGTGTGTCACCAAGTGCAAGAACCCTTCTTCTACCCTTGGCAGCAAAAATGGGGAGAGAGAATCTGGCAGCAAGTCCCACAGCAAGAGAAGTGCAGTCCACAAAGACGACCATGGCTCAGCTTGCGGGAAGGCTTCGGGAGACATTCTTGTGAATGGCACTAAGAAAACAGATGCTGCTGTAGAGTCCAGTCAGCCTCCGACGTTTTCTGGAGATACAAAGAAAGACTCTGTTTGCAGTGCAGAGGAATCTTCTCTTCAAAGGATTGGGGAGTTATTCAGGAGGTATAAGGACGAGCGGGAAGATGCCATACTGGAAGAAGGAATGGAACGATTTTGCAATGACCTCTGTGTTGATCCCACTGAATTTAAAGTACTAGTTTTGGCTTGGAAATTCCAGGCTGCTACCATGTGCAAATTTACAAG GAAGGAGTTTTTTGAAGGCTGCAAAGCAATAAATGCAGACAGCATTGATGGCATTTGTGCAAGGTTCCCCAGCCTCCTAAACGAAGCCAAGCAGGAGGATAAATTCAAGGATCTCTATCGTTTCACCTTCCAGTTTGGCCTGGACTCTGAAGAAGGACAGAGGTCGCTACATCGGGAAATAGCCATTGCCCTTTGGAAATTAGTCTTCACCCAAAACAAGCCCCCTATTTTGGACCAGTGGTTACACTTCCTAATCAAGAACCCCTCAGGAATCAAGGGAATCTCCCGGGACACGTGGAACATGTTTCTAAATTTTACTCAGGTGATTGGACCGGACCTTAGCAACTACAGCGAGGACGAGGCCTGGCCGAGTCTCTTCGATACCTTTGTGGAGTGGGAAATGGAGcggaggaaaaaggaagaggaaaccAAATGTGTTCTGTGCTCGGACACAGAGGGGCTGTGTGCGGACGGACAGACCTAG